A genomic segment from Cumulibacter soli encodes:
- a CDS encoding IMPACT family protein — protein sequence MVEEYRTVAKDADAEIEVKRSRFLARIRRVGDEGAARAVIEGCRKQYWDARHHCSAFVLGPAGEISRSNDDGEPSGTAGAPILGAVTGRELSDVVVVVTRYFGGTLLGAGGLVRAYTDATLAGLDTAGVRRRRRAVRVEVTVPIADVGRVENAMRSIGLDVAGADYAADAIIRGALAPDLLGEANGVLASLTKGAGLIDETGSSWVDT from the coding sequence ATGGTCGAGGAGTATCGAACCGTCGCGAAGGACGCTGATGCCGAGATCGAGGTGAAACGCTCGCGCTTCCTCGCCCGGATCCGCAGGGTGGGCGATGAGGGCGCGGCGCGCGCGGTGATCGAAGGGTGCCGTAAGCAGTACTGGGATGCGCGGCACCACTGCAGTGCCTTCGTGCTCGGCCCGGCCGGCGAGATTTCCCGCTCGAACGATGATGGTGAGCCGTCCGGTACCGCCGGTGCGCCGATCCTGGGTGCGGTCACCGGGCGTGAGCTCAGCGATGTGGTCGTCGTCGTCACGCGGTACTTCGGCGGCACCCTGCTTGGCGCGGGCGGTCTTGTTCGCGCGTACACCGACGCGACCCTCGCGGGCTTGGATACAGCGGGCGTACGGCGCCGCCGACGGGCGGTACGTGTTGAGGTGACTGTTCCGATCGCCGACGTTGGCCGGGTCGAGAACGCGATGCGCAGCATTGGCCTCGACGTCGCGGGCGCTGATTACGCGGCCGACGCGATCATCCGTGGCGCTCTCGCTCCGGACCTGCTCGGGGAGGCGAACGGCGTGCTGGCCTCGTTGACAAAAGGAGCCGGCCTCATTGATGAGACCGGCTCC
- a CDS encoding haloacid dehalogenase type II, which translates to MREIKVLAFDTFGTVVDWHGSIVAEMARIAPHVDADKFVRAWRAGYFRTTAECVANGQWRVVDDLHREILGEIAPSFQLDLDEAAMDDLNLVWHRLDPWPDSIPGLVRLREKFTVTPLSNGGIALLTNMAKRAGIPWDLILSAEVFHAYKPDPRAYLGAAEVMRVRPDQVMMVAAHHRDLDAAKAAGLHTAYIERPLENGLAHPKDVSASPEHPLHFTDIESLADHLGC; encoded by the coding sequence ATGAGGGAGATCAAGGTTCTGGCGTTCGACACCTTCGGCACAGTCGTCGACTGGCACGGCAGCATCGTTGCCGAAATGGCGCGGATCGCTCCGCACGTCGACGCCGATAAATTCGTCCGGGCGTGGCGCGCCGGTTACTTCCGCACCACCGCCGAGTGCGTTGCGAACGGTCAATGGCGGGTCGTGGATGACCTGCATCGCGAGATTCTCGGCGAAATCGCACCATCGTTTCAGCTCGACCTCGATGAGGCGGCCATGGATGATCTGAACCTGGTGTGGCACCGGTTGGACCCGTGGCCCGACTCGATCCCAGGGCTGGTTCGCCTGCGCGAGAAGTTCACTGTTACGCCACTGTCCAACGGTGGCATCGCGTTGTTGACGAACATGGCCAAGCGCGCCGGGATCCCGTGGGACCTCATTCTGTCCGCGGAGGTCTTTCACGCCTATAAGCCCGATCCACGCGCCTACTTGGGCGCAGCTGAGGTCATGCGGGTCCGCCCCGATCAGGTGATGATGGTGGCCGCGCACCACCGCGACCTGGACGCCGCGAAGGCGGCCGGCCTCCACACCGCCTACATCGAACGACCGCTGGAAAATGGCCTCGCGCACCCTAAGGACGTCTCGGCGTCACCTGAACATCCATTGCATTTCACCGATATAGAGTCGTTAGCCGACCATCTCGGATGTTAA
- a CDS encoding Pls/PosA family non-ribosomal peptide synthetase, whose amino-acid sequence MSSLLRGHLRPDERTLVDVLYATAQAHPGKPALDDGDTVLSYSELISQAERIAAGLHARGVRRGSRVGVRITSGTRELYLAIVGILIAGAAYVPIDADDPDERAELVFGQAEVDAVLDSIEGVHELLHSAGPAPERPGLDDDCWIIFTSGSTGMPKGVAVQHRSGAAFVDAEAQMFLQSEPIGPHDRVLAGLSVAFDASCEEMWLAWRYGAALVPAPRALVRTGADLGPWLTNRDITIVSTVPTLAALWPAETLEDIRLLIFGGEACPPELAARLVTEGREVWNTYGPTEATVVACGAQLTGEPPIRIGLPLDGWDLEVVGPDDQPVAEGETGELIIGGVGLARYLDPVKDAEKYIAMPTLGWDRAYRSGDLVVRDEEGLLFVGRADEQIKLGGRRIELGEVDSALQALDGVQGAAAAVKQTPTGNQLLVGYVVPHEGFDPAVARERLQQELPSALVPLIAVVEDLPTRTSGKVDRNALPWPLPDMGADDEVEQLDRTAGWVAEMFGKVLGVTPSGRGFDFFAHGGGSLTAAQLISQLRSRFPEVTVADLYGQPSVGAMADFLDSRTRALQPSSRREHVEPTRLRTQLLQVGLSIAINTVAGLRWVVVLLLLTNIAGGLGGLDLPHVSWWFVGSAAVVLLTPFGRMLLAAGGIRLLLRNAHPGVYPRGGRIHIKLWAAERLADAVGAINLAGAPWIAYYARALGCTIGKNVDLHSLPPVTGLLTLGKQCSIEPEVDLSGYWIDGDTLHIGEIIVGARASVGSRSHLAGGAAIGKDSDIAPGSAVFGDVPPGEYWSGSPAKRKSRVRHPWPEERPSSNKFWLGVYAVSSVALSLIPVISAALALLIVHAIIGDASTWGAIIDRTLLAVPAAAAAGFVLLAALTLITVRTLGWLISEGTYPVRSRVGWAAWATERTLDAARTYLFPIYASLFTPGWLRLLGAKVGKNVEASTVLLIPKLAQVRDGAFLADDTMIASYELGGGWMRLNKVKIGKRAFIGNSGMAGGGHNVSKNSLVAVLSVAPTKSKAGTSWLGSPPVKLPRNAQDVDKTLTHKPSKQLKIKRGLVELCRAIPVMVTVAIAFGVLLALAWLWATFALWVAFLLSGAVLAVAGAAAAAITTLAKWLVVGRIGQIERPLWSSFVWRNEVVDAFVELVAAPWFAMPATGTPLLNIWLRSIGAKIGRGVWCESYWLPEADLVTLDAGSTVNRGCVVQTHLFHDRVMSMDTVHLAPGATLGPNSVILPAAAIDEAATVGPASLVMRGESVPAGSLWQGNPIGPWSKNIPALKD is encoded by the coding sequence ATGTCTAGCCTCCTGCGCGGCCATCTTCGACCCGACGAACGCACCCTGGTCGACGTCCTTTACGCCACCGCACAGGCCCATCCCGGCAAGCCCGCGCTCGACGACGGTGACACCGTCCTGTCCTATAGCGAATTGATCTCGCAGGCCGAGCGGATCGCTGCCGGATTACATGCTCGCGGCGTACGCCGAGGCTCGCGCGTGGGTGTACGCATCACCTCCGGTACTCGCGAGCTCTACCTCGCGATCGTCGGCATCCTGATCGCCGGCGCCGCATACGTTCCCATTGACGCCGACGATCCGGACGAGCGCGCCGAACTGGTCTTCGGGCAGGCCGAGGTGGACGCCGTACTCGATTCGATCGAGGGTGTCCACGAACTACTGCACAGCGCAGGGCCCGCTCCCGAACGACCGGGGCTGGACGACGACTGCTGGATCATCTTTACCTCCGGCTCCACCGGCATGCCCAAAGGTGTCGCCGTCCAGCACCGCTCTGGCGCGGCGTTTGTGGACGCCGAAGCCCAGATGTTCCTGCAGAGCGAGCCCATCGGTCCGCACGATCGGGTACTCGCCGGTTTGTCCGTGGCCTTCGATGCCTCGTGCGAGGAGATGTGGCTGGCGTGGCGGTACGGCGCTGCGCTTGTGCCCGCTCCGCGAGCGCTGGTCCGCACCGGCGCGGACCTCGGCCCGTGGTTGACCAATCGCGACATCACGATCGTGTCGACCGTCCCCACTCTGGCGGCACTGTGGCCGGCCGAAACTCTCGAGGACATCCGGCTGCTGATCTTCGGCGGCGAAGCCTGCCCGCCCGAACTCGCCGCGCGCCTGGTCACCGAGGGCCGCGAGGTCTGGAACACCTACGGACCGACCGAAGCGACCGTCGTGGCCTGCGGCGCACAGTTGACTGGCGAACCACCGATCCGAATCGGCCTCCCGCTGGACGGCTGGGACCTCGAGGTCGTCGGCCCCGACGACCAGCCCGTCGCCGAAGGCGAGACCGGAGAACTCATCATCGGCGGCGTCGGCCTCGCGCGCTATCTCGATCCCGTCAAAGACGCAGAGAAGTACATTGCGATGCCGACCCTGGGATGGGATCGCGCCTACCGCTCGGGCGATCTCGTCGTCCGCGACGAAGAAGGCCTGTTGTTCGTCGGTCGCGCCGACGAACAGATCAAACTCGGCGGCCGCCGCATCGAATTGGGCGAGGTCGATTCGGCACTGCAGGCGCTCGACGGTGTGCAAGGTGCCGCGGCTGCCGTCAAACAAACACCCACCGGCAACCAGCTCCTCGTGGGGTACGTTGTACCGCACGAGGGCTTCGACCCCGCGGTGGCGCGCGAACGCCTTCAGCAAGAACTCCCGTCCGCCTTGGTGCCGCTGATTGCCGTGGTCGAGGACTTACCGACGCGTACGTCCGGCAAGGTCGACCGCAACGCGCTGCCCTGGCCGCTACCGGACATGGGTGCTGACGACGAGGTCGAACAACTCGACCGCACCGCGGGGTGGGTCGCTGAAATGTTCGGCAAGGTGCTGGGCGTGACGCCGTCCGGCCGCGGGTTCGATTTCTTCGCGCACGGCGGTGGCAGCCTCACCGCCGCCCAGTTGATCAGCCAATTGCGCTCGCGATTCCCCGAGGTCACCGTGGCCGATCTATATGGCCAACCGAGCGTCGGCGCGATGGCTGACTTCCTGGACTCGCGTACGCGCGCGCTACAACCCAGTAGCCGCCGCGAGCACGTCGAGCCGACCAGGCTGCGCACTCAACTGCTGCAGGTTGGCCTCAGCATCGCGATCAACACCGTCGCCGGCCTCCGCTGGGTGGTAGTCCTGCTGTTGCTGACGAACATCGCCGGCGGGCTGGGCGGGCTCGACCTGCCACATGTCTCCTGGTGGTTCGTCGGTTCGGCCGCCGTTGTGCTGCTTACCCCGTTCGGACGGATGCTGTTGGCAGCCGGCGGCATCCGGCTGCTGCTGCGCAATGCGCACCCCGGCGTGTATCCGCGCGGCGGGCGGATACACATCAAACTGTGGGCAGCCGAACGGCTCGCCGATGCAGTCGGGGCGATCAACCTCGCGGGCGCACCGTGGATCGCGTACTACGCACGTGCGCTGGGCTGCACGATCGGTAAGAATGTCGATCTGCACTCGCTACCGCCGGTTACCGGCCTGCTCACGCTCGGCAAGCAGTGTTCGATCGAACCCGAGGTCGATCTATCCGGCTATTGGATCGATGGCGATACGTTGCACATCGGGGAGATCATTGTCGGCGCCCGCGCCAGCGTCGGATCCCGTTCGCATCTGGCCGGCGGCGCGGCCATCGGCAAGGACTCCGATATCGCGCCCGGTTCGGCCGTATTCGGCGACGTTCCACCCGGGGAGTACTGGAGCGGCTCCCCCGCGAAACGCAAATCCCGCGTGCGCCATCCGTGGCCCGAAGAACGACCGTCGTCGAACAAGTTTTGGCTCGGCGTGTACGCCGTGTCCTCGGTCGCGTTGTCGCTAATCCCGGTGATCAGCGCGGCGCTCGCGCTGCTGATCGTGCACGCGATCATCGGTGACGCATCGACGTGGGGCGCGATCATCGACCGCACGCTGCTAGCGGTCCCGGCCGCGGCTGCGGCCGGGTTCGTGCTGCTGGCCGCCCTGACGCTGATCACGGTGCGGACGCTGGGCTGGCTAATTTCCGAGGGCACCTACCCGGTACGGAGCCGGGTCGGCTGGGCCGCCTGGGCGACCGAGCGGACCTTGGACGCCGCCCGCACCTACCTGTTCCCGATCTACGCCAGCCTATTTACGCCTGGTTGGCTGCGGCTCCTCGGCGCGAAGGTGGGTAAGAACGTCGAGGCGTCGACCGTGCTGTTGATTCCGAAGTTGGCACAGGTCCGCGACGGCGCTTTCCTCGCCGACGACACGATGATCGCCTCGTACGAACTCGGCGGCGGATGGATGCGGCTGAACAAGGTGAAGATCGGCAAGCGCGCCTTCATCGGAAACTCCGGTATGGCCGGCGGCGGGCACAACGTATCGAAAAACAGCCTGGTGGCGGTGCTCTCGGTCGCGCCGACGAAGTCCAAAGCAGGTACGTCGTGGCTGGGCAGCCCGCCGGTGAAGCTTCCCCGTAACGCCCAAGATGTCGACAAGACGCTGACTCATAAGCCATCCAAGCAGCTCAAGATCAAGCGCGGCCTGGTCGAACTGTGTCGCGCGATCCCGGTGATGGTCACCGTAGCGATCGCGTTCGGTGTCCTGCTCGCATTGGCGTGGCTCTGGGCGACGTTCGCGCTATGGGTCGCCTTCCTACTATCCGGTGCCGTCCTGGCGGTCGCGGGAGCAGCCGCCGCCGCAATCACCACCCTGGCGAAGTGGCTTGTCGTGGGTCGGATCGGACAGATCGAGCGACCGCTGTGGTCGTCCTTCGTGTGGCGTAACGAGGTGGTCGATGCATTCGTCGAGCTCGTCGCCGCACCCTGGTTCGCGATGCCGGCGACTGGTACACCGCTGCTGAATATCTGGCTGCGTTCGATCGGCGCAAAGATTGGCCGCGGTGTGTGGTGTGAGTCGTACTGGTTGCCCGAAGCCGACCTGGTCACCCTGGACGCCGGCTCCACAGTCAACCGCGGCTGCGTGGTGCAGACCCACCTGTTTCACGATCGCGTGATGTCCATGGACACGGTGCACCTCGCGCCTGGCGCCACCCTCGGCCCGAACAGCGTTATCCTGCCCGCAGCCGCCATCGACGAAGCCGCGACCGTCGGTCCCGCGTCACTGGTGATGCGGGGCGAAAGCGTTCCGGCCGGGTCACTGTGGCAAGGTAACCCGATCGGCCCTTGGTCGAAAAACATCCCCGCACTGAAGGACTGA
- a CDS encoding M1 family metallopeptidase: MTSRVPHTGADSAGDPYTPDRGNGGYEVTSYYLDLRYRVPSNNLRALAAISVRATQPLDKLTLDLVGLSVSKVMVGGRRAKRFTVRRGKLAISLPARLEAGTSVTLEITYGGNPTPARSTWGILGWEELNDGVLVASQPTGAPTWFPCNDHPASKASYRFQITTDSPYTVVANGKLVSHHASGSMATWVYQQDEPMASYLATVYIARVPWTAVESGASTVRQTAVVPLNLNKAFAHDFGRQHEMMALFERLFGPYPFAEYRVLVTDDELEIPLESQGMSTFGRNHVDGRSGSDRLIAHELAHQWFGNSVGLASWQHIWLNEGFACYCEWLWAEYAGHDTADALARRYHRRLSSSKQDLLLGDPGPQDMFDDRVYKRGALTLHALRLQVGDAGFFDLIREWCQRHALSTVTTALFVDLVRTRLGDHAADALHPWLFETNLPALPRRA; this comes from the coding sequence TTGACCTCGCGAGTGCCCCACACCGGCGCCGACTCCGCAGGAGACCCCTACACTCCCGACCGCGGCAATGGTGGATACGAGGTCACGTCGTACTACCTGGACCTGCGCTACCGAGTGCCGTCCAACAACCTGCGGGCGCTCGCCGCGATCTCGGTCCGCGCGACCCAGCCCTTGGACAAACTCACCCTCGACCTCGTCGGATTGTCGGTATCGAAAGTCATGGTGGGCGGACGCCGAGCGAAACGGTTCACCGTGCGCCGCGGCAAACTCGCCATCTCCCTGCCCGCGCGGCTCGAGGCCGGCACGTCGGTCACCCTGGAGATCACGTACGGCGGGAATCCCACGCCGGCCCGATCGACGTGGGGCATCCTCGGCTGGGAGGAACTCAACGACGGTGTGCTCGTCGCGAGTCAACCGACTGGGGCCCCGACCTGGTTCCCGTGCAACGATCACCCCGCGAGCAAGGCGTCCTACCGATTCCAGATCACCACGGATTCGCCGTACACCGTGGTCGCGAACGGGAAACTGGTCTCCCATCACGCGTCCGGTTCGATGGCGACCTGGGTGTATCAACAGGACGAACCGATGGCGTCCTACCTGGCGACGGTGTATATCGCACGCGTGCCGTGGACGGCCGTCGAGTCCGGGGCAAGCACCGTGCGCCAAACGGCCGTCGTACCGCTGAATCTGAACAAGGCTTTCGCGCACGACTTCGGTCGGCAGCACGAAATGATGGCGCTGTTCGAGCGGCTGTTCGGCCCGTATCCCTTTGCCGAGTACCGCGTCCTGGTGACAGACGACGAACTCGAGATTCCGCTGGAATCACAGGGCATGTCGACGTTCGGTCGTAATCATGTGGATGGGCGCAGTGGTTCTGACCGGCTGATCGCGCATGAACTGGCGCATCAATGGTTCGGAAATTCGGTCGGGTTGGCCTCCTGGCAGCACATCTGGCTGAACGAGGGCTTTGCCTGCTACTGCGAGTGGTTGTGGGCCGAGTACGCCGGACACGACACCGCTGACGCGCTGGCGCGCCGCTACCACCGCCGACTGAGTTCGTCGAAACAAGACCTGCTACTGGGCGATCCCGGCCCGCAAGACATGTTCGACGATCGGGTGTATAAACGCGGCGCGCTGACCCTGCACGCGCTACGACTGCAGGTCGGGGACGCCGGATTCTTCGACTTGATCCGCGAGTGGTGCCAACGGCACGCGCTGAGCACCGTCACCACAGCACTCTTCGTCGATCTGGTGCGGACCCGACTCGGCGATCATGCTGCTGACGCGCTGCACCCGTGGCTGTTCGAGACCAACTTGCCGGCCCTTCCGAGGCGCGCCTAG
- a CDS encoding YihY/virulence factor BrkB family protein, with translation MATQQVAERSPKTTATNAVGVRRPTPMTKGQLRRAAWRNGFKRAIHEFGRHECTDLAAGLTYYSVLAIFPALLALLSILGVVSSGESTTNAVVDLVDQFASGDMGETLKPIIVQLTESQGAGLTLVIGVLGALWSASAYIRGFGRAMNRIYEVDEGRASIGLRVVMYVVTMVMVAGAAFVVFSAVMSGSLAREVGDAINLGQEAVDTWNIVKLPVILFVVILMVALLYYITPNVRQPRFRWLSLGAAIALLIWIAASAGLAFYIGNFGNYNKTYGSLAGVIIFLLWIWLTNLALLFGGVVDAEVVRARQLQAGIKAEKKIQLEPKGTSVSDKQAAARREVIASSRELRQDSDIRARAIARRRAREAERA, from the coding sequence GTGGCCACACAGCAGGTAGCCGAGCGCAGTCCCAAGACAACTGCGACGAATGCCGTGGGCGTACGGCGCCCGACACCGATGACCAAGGGGCAACTTCGCCGCGCAGCGTGGCGAAACGGTTTCAAACGTGCCATCCACGAGTTCGGGCGACACGAGTGCACCGATCTAGCGGCGGGGCTCACGTACTACTCGGTGTTGGCGATCTTCCCCGCTCTGCTGGCGTTGCTATCGATCCTTGGCGTGGTATCCAGCGGCGAGTCAACGACGAACGCCGTCGTCGACCTCGTTGATCAGTTCGCCTCCGGTGATATGGGTGAGACGCTCAAGCCAATCATCGTGCAGTTGACCGAGTCTCAGGGCGCTGGATTGACGCTCGTCATCGGTGTGCTCGGCGCGCTCTGGTCGGCCTCGGCGTACATTCGCGGGTTCGGCCGGGCGATGAACCGGATCTACGAGGTTGACGAAGGTCGAGCGTCGATCGGTTTGCGGGTCGTCATGTACGTGGTGACGATGGTGATGGTCGCTGGCGCGGCGTTCGTCGTGTTCAGCGCCGTGATGAGCGGGTCGCTGGCGCGCGAGGTTGGTGACGCGATCAACCTTGGTCAGGAGGCCGTCGACACCTGGAACATCGTCAAGCTGCCGGTGATCCTGTTCGTCGTGATCCTCATGGTTGCGCTGTTGTACTACATCACGCCCAACGTCCGTCAGCCGCGGTTTCGCTGGTTGAGCCTCGGTGCCGCGATCGCCTTGTTGATCTGGATCGCTGCATCCGCCGGGTTGGCTTTCTATATCGGCAACTTCGGCAACTACAACAAGACCTACGGGTCGCTGGCCGGCGTGATCATCTTCCTGCTCTGGATCTGGCTGACCAACCTCGCGTTGTTGTTCGGTGGGGTCGTGGACGCCGAGGTGGTGCGCGCGAGGCAACTGCAGGCGGGGATCAAGGCCGAGAAGAAGATCCAATTGGAGCCGAAGGGGACCTCCGTCAGCGACAAGCAGGCCGCTGCCCGACGCGAGGTGATCGCCTCCAGCCGGGAACTACGGCAGGACAGCGATATCCGAGCTCGAGCGATCGCGCGACGCCGAGCCCGTGAAGCCGAACGAGCCTGA
- a CDS encoding YaaA family protein — protein MRILLPPSEGKFAPVRGKPLDLFRLSHGELTEARAAVLDELIAVSGRADATKILKVGAGLTDAVAANVGLRAAPTAPAKQVYNGVLFDALDEQSLQGPERARMTRRVLIFSALFGVLRTSDRIPAYRLSGSVTLPGIGGIAKFWRQHLGETLTPSGLIVDCRSASYAAMWSPDPAKHLPVRVFRESNGERTVVSHMAKHSRGLVARALCQEATEPRTPGEAVDLLNGYFAATEVKTATGAPVDVRVELGDASIDVITS, from the coding sequence GTGCGCATCCTCCTGCCGCCCTCTGAAGGCAAGTTCGCCCCCGTCCGCGGCAAGCCGCTCGACCTCTTTCGACTCAGTCATGGAGAACTCACCGAGGCCCGCGCAGCCGTTCTCGATGAACTCATCGCGGTGTCGGGACGGGCGGATGCGACCAAGATCTTGAAGGTCGGTGCCGGACTGACCGATGCCGTGGCGGCCAACGTCGGTCTACGCGCGGCACCGACTGCGCCCGCGAAGCAGGTCTATAACGGCGTCCTCTTCGATGCCCTAGACGAGCAGTCCCTACAAGGTCCCGAACGCGCCCGAATGACCCGCCGCGTTCTGATCTTCTCCGCGCTGTTCGGCGTACTACGCACGAGTGACCGAATTCCGGCGTATCGGCTGTCCGGTTCGGTCACACTGCCCGGGATCGGCGGTATAGCGAAGTTCTGGCGTCAGCATCTCGGTGAGACACTGACGCCGAGCGGCCTCATTGTCGATTGCCGGTCCGCGTCGTACGCCGCCATGTGGTCGCCCGACCCGGCGAAGCACCTACCGGTGCGTGTGTTCCGGGAGTCGAACGGCGAGCGCACCGTGGTGAGCCACATGGCCAAACACAGCCGCGGCCTCGTCGCGCGGGCACTGTGTCAAGAAGCTACGGAACCACGAACTCCGGGCGAAGCCGTCGACCTACTGAACGGCTACTTTGCCGCCACAGAGGTGAAAACAGCCACCGGCGCGCCCGTTGACGTGCGCGTCGAACTCGGTGACGCCTCGATCGATGTGATCACCAGTTGA
- a CDS encoding carbonic anhydrase: protein MGNLTPSQAWAKMREGNNRFAANANTELFPNPQLREQLTEGQHPFALVFGCSDSRAAAEILFDQGLGQLFVVRTAGHVIDAGVLGSIEFGIEVLNIPLIVVLGHDSCGAVKAAMDSVKTGDLPGGYLRDIVERVLPSNIAVSAGPNEVNPVTVGAEHVVQTSRLLNERSRTIGEAVDAGNLAIVGATYRLAAGGVNVETVIGNV, encoded by the coding sequence GTGGGAAATTTGACTCCAAGCCAGGCCTGGGCGAAGATGCGCGAAGGCAACAACCGATTCGCGGCGAACGCCAACACTGAATTATTTCCGAACCCGCAACTTCGCGAACAGCTGACCGAAGGCCAGCACCCTTTCGCGCTGGTGTTCGGTTGCTCCGACTCGCGCGCGGCCGCTGAGATCCTGTTCGACCAGGGACTCGGGCAGTTGTTCGTCGTCCGCACGGCCGGTCACGTCATCGATGCCGGCGTTCTGGGCTCGATCGAGTTCGGTATCGAAGTACTGAACATCCCGTTGATCGTCGTACTCGGACACGACTCGTGCGGAGCCGTGAAGGCCGCGATGGACTCGGTCAAGACCGGCGACCTGCCGGGTGGGTACCTGCGCGACATAGTCGAGCGCGTCCTGCCCAGCAATATCGCGGTCAGCGCCGGACCGAACGAGGTCAACCCGGTCACGGTCGGCGCTGAACACGTCGTGCAGACCTCCCGTCTGCTCAACGAGCGCTCGCGCACGATTGGCGAAGCGGTCGATGCGGGGAACCTGGCAATCGTCGGGGCGACCTATCGGCTCGCCGCCGGAGGCGTGAACGTCGAGACCGTTATCGGGAACGTCTAG
- a CDS encoding MarR family winged helix-turn-helix transcriptional regulator: protein MTETRWLAQDEQRAWRGFLLASRLVMDQLNRELHESHGLSLTDYAILVRLSEEPDRRLRMTDLAASSGLSKSRLSHQMSRLEARGLTSRSACEDDARGMNAELTDAGFATLDAAAHVHVDGVRTHLLDLLEPEQVTGLAEWSERVVRHLDVDGRSGPLLPEVGF from the coding sequence ATGACCGAAACGAGATGGCTCGCTCAAGACGAGCAGCGCGCGTGGCGCGGGTTCCTACTCGCCTCACGTTTGGTGATGGATCAGCTCAATCGCGAACTTCACGAGAGTCACGGGCTATCACTGACCGACTATGCGATCTTGGTTCGGCTCAGCGAGGAGCCGGATCGCCGGTTGCGCATGACCGACCTGGCGGCGTCGTCTGGTCTGTCGAAGAGCCGTCTGTCGCATCAGATGAGCAGGCTCGAAGCGCGAGGTCTCACGTCGCGTTCTGCGTGTGAAGACGATGCGCGCGGCATGAATGCCGAGCTCACTGATGCGGGATTCGCGACGCTTGATGCTGCCGCTCACGTGCACGTCGATGGTGTGCGCACCCATTTGCTGGACCTACTAGAACCTGAGCAGGTGACTGGTCTGGCGGAATGGTCTGAGCGCGTTGTGCGCCACCTCGACGTTGACGGCAGATCGGGGCCCTTACTGCCCGAAGTGGGCTTCTGA
- a CDS encoding YceI family protein, with the protein MTTAQTLGLPTGTWKFDTVHSHVGFSVRHMMVSKVKGQFTTFDGQITVADEIENSSVTATIAASSVSTGNEQRDGHLRSADFFNADANQNLEFVSTGVQSAGDDWKVLGDLSINGTTRPVELNVEFGGVRPDGQGGTKAGFEITTVINRKDWKIDFNMPVEGGGVVIGDKITISIDIEADLQK; encoded by the coding sequence ATGACCACCGCACAGACCCTAGGACTGCCCACCGGGACCTGGAAGTTCGACACCGTCCACTCGCACGTGGGATTCAGCGTCCGCCACATGATGGTGAGCAAGGTCAAGGGACAGTTCACCACCTTCGACGGCCAGATCACCGTCGCCGACGAGATCGAGAACTCCTCGGTCACCGCCACCATCGCCGCGTCGTCGGTGAGCACCGGCAACGAGCAGCGTGACGGCCACCTGCGCAGCGCGGACTTCTTCAACGCCGACGCCAACCAAAACCTGGAATTCGTCTCCACCGGCGTACAGTCCGCCGGCGACGACTGGAAGGTCCTCGGCGACCTGAGCATCAACGGCACCACCCGGCCGGTCGAGTTGAACGTCGAGTTCGGCGGCGTACGCCCCGACGGTCAAGGCGGTACCAAGGCCGGCTTTGAGATCACCACCGTGATCAACCGCAAGGACTGGAAGATCGACTTCAACATGCCCGTCGAAGGTGGCGGCGTAGTGATCGGTGACAAGATCACCATCAGCATCGACATCGAGGCAGACCTGCAGAAGTAG
- a CDS encoding DUF3180 domain-containing protein, producing MNREVKATAPSTLLALFVGAGVIGHVLVRQWYGEIPPLNWYMPIWAGVLALAEAVFGLRLKDRILRRRDAEPIEPIVAARAVALAKASAYVGAVLAGAWTGFAAYTAGEWGFLASAGRDTVICILGAVLAAALAAAGLWLEHCCRVPRDPNDPG from the coding sequence GTGAACCGGGAGGTTAAGGCGACCGCACCGTCAACGCTCCTGGCGCTGTTCGTTGGCGCCGGCGTCATCGGGCACGTGCTCGTGCGCCAGTGGTACGGCGAGATTCCGCCGCTGAACTGGTACATGCCGATTTGGGCCGGCGTGCTCGCGTTAGCCGAAGCGGTGTTCGGCCTGCGGCTCAAGGACCGGATCTTGCGGCGCCGTGACGCTGAGCCCATCGAGCCGATCGTTGCCGCGCGCGCGGTCGCGCTGGCGAAGGCCAGCGCCTATGTCGGCGCGGTCCTGGCGGGCGCATGGACTGGGTTCGCGGCGTACACCGCGGGCGAATGGGGCTTCTTGGCCAGCGCCGGCCGCGACACCGTCATCTGCATCCTCGGCGCGGTCCTGGCTGCTGCGCTCGCCGCGGCCGGCCTATGGCTGGAGCACTGCTGCCGGGTCCCGCGGGATCCCAACGACCCCGGGTAG